The following is a genomic window from Labeo rohita strain BAU-BD-2019 chromosome 11, IGBB_LRoh.1.0, whole genome shotgun sequence.
GCCTCTAATACGCAGGAAGAGTTTCAGCTAAGCCAGAAACATGAAGATATGTGAGTCTTTTCGGTTTGTTTTTGAGAGTAGAACTATAGATATCGATTAAAAAGACGCTGTCAGTTATACAGTCATAATTTAAATCATTCATTCCTTGTTATGAAACCACACGGGttaatgaatataatttttctCATGTAGACTGGGAAAAAGAGCATTACTGCTGCAGCAGATGGAAGCGCACTATGAACAGCAGAAGGCTAAGAAGAAACAGCAGTGTCTGATGTCTCAAGCAGCGAAGGAGAGGAATGCTCAGATCCTTAAGGTTTCTCTCTCTATATCTCCATTatacatatactgtaaaaaaaaaaaattctgttaacGTTCTTATTTGTCTTAATATATggcataaaatattacaatttgtaggtggatttttttaaatagtcaagtgaacttaattttaaataactactTTTGATTTGATGTTGTCATTTTTGCAAAACCCTCAggtacttgtttgtttgtttgtttttactgcaaatactctttctttctttctttctttttaaacataaagttgtttttcttttttaattggtAGTCATGTTTTTTccctgtatttaaaaaaagcatgagcaagtatatgaataaattaattacttttgtgatttttttttaatttttatttatttatttttaattctgtgatGTATTAGTTGGTTTGTATTAGTTGGTTTGTCTTAGTCTAAAGCATGGTATaatgtttgaatgtttaaaaaatacacaaatctGTATGATaagaactttcttttcatcccATTCAGTTTGTCCTGTAATTTTTGTCTTGCATacccttttttaataaattggagcaGATGTTTTAGAATTCATTGCCTAACTTCTTGCCTAATtagaatcattttttaatatttaatatttaaaatgcatttagtgacatatgtttgtatttgtgtttatttctctTGTAGGATTTacagaatgctgaaaaaaatattcaaaccaGACAGCTCCTTCATCCGGATATTATTAACCTTGAGGTACTGGACTAGCTTACATTCTTATTTTCtatatcacaaaacaaaactgttgcacatttatcatttttgaaAGCAggttatataataaatgttgcatttggtGTACTTTTTTGCATGTGTAGATGATGCCAACAATATCTTTCCCAGAGAAACTGTGTGCCCAGCATGGCCGTCATAATGAGTTGAAACGGGGCAGTTATAAAGTGAATAGCGTGACATGTGTTTTTCTAATATGACAAGACAACTGCTGCAGATGTCAGCATGAAATGTTGTACCTACTTAAGATATAAGAATGTGATGAAGAAGTGAATATTTATCTACTCCTTTAATTAAGTTGATCTTTGGTTGTCCTGTTATAGACTCACTATTGGGCCTCAGTTGAACAGAGACTACCAGAATGGGAGCAGTATTTACTTGGGAAAGGACAACCACCGGTGAATGAGACTGGAAGATTGCTAAGGCAACAGAGACAGAAAGCTAGACATCAAGATCCCTCATCTGCACAGTGCAATGGTAAACCCCCTCGACCCAAACCTAGATGAACTGACtgatgtgtgtatttttttttatatatatatatatatatatatatatatgaagagtttatttgtgaaaacagataagtttgtttttttaaattttcaaaaataaagttttttatgatgttatcatgtttttatttattagctgtattatttttacttaattaaaataacccaactgtaGTGTGATTTAGATTAATTAGAATGcacaattaaaaacatgatttttgaaaattgttaactgatttatctgtttttgcaaataaactatacacacacacacacacacacatatatatatgcaaaattttattattattattttatttttacatttttgtttggctttgttgtttattgtatatttgatttaaatattatatattataatattttaatattatatgcaAATACAGAATAAATGTACTTATCAAATGCTGTATTAAGATTTGTATGCACAAGTGCATCCACATGGGGGCAATACTGACTACACTTTCTGTAACTACACTAGTATCTTTTCTTCTGTAtataagaaaacatttatgaatgaataagtTGTAAAAATGAGCTGTGATTTGTAATAAACTATTCAGTTAAGTAATACAACTATGCATCTTTTACcattataatacttttttttccacacattttactttattattatttttgcagttagttatcaaattaaaatatattattgaaattactttaaaatgtaaagtttagaTTAGTTGTTTCCTTtacatgtacataaaaattatcCAGATAGTTGGTcaaataataaacatgttttcaggaaaaaaaattatcatcCTATTTCCATACCTGATGTCCAGTTTAAATCAAAAATCTTGCAAGCATTGCTCAAGATGCACATCTGCAAATTTGTGTCGGAAAATGTATGTgcaaaaatgttgcttttaaatGCACTCCTAAACCCCACTGCCTCCTACCTGAACCCTCAGCAACAATGAGGTCATGACTGCCATTATTCATGATAATTGCTATTGTATTGTGTGCCTGTTGAAGGGTCAGCCACTTGAGTTGAGTGTTAAGTTGACTATAACTCTGAAAATGATGCAGTTTGGTTctttaagtttgtttttgacTAATGCTTTCACATATTCAGTCTGGTGGTTTTGTGAATCCACGCATGAAACAAGCTCCAAATTTCTTAATCTTAATATAATATCACATTTTAGTATCTTAAATCTGAATGTGTCTATATAACAAACATACATCTATTTTTATTGACTTTGAGTGCATATACTTTCatcctcactttttttttctcatactcGTTCACTGCCATGGAGGGAGAGATTGGAGACCGTGACCTAGCCTAATTGGATGATCAAACCAGTTCAGGGTGACACGGAGTGGCGGCTTGACAAACGCGATCATCTGGATGGTCAGGGTTGAAGTGGTGGTTGGCAGCTGCCCTTCCTCCTCAGCTGGGACTCCTGCCCCTGAGGTCAGGGCACCAGTCGAGGCTTCCAAATTGGCGGGGGGGGTCAGATGGCTGCGGAGGGGTGGAGAATTCTGAGTGTGGGTGGAGGGCAAGACAGCAAATTATCTAAAAGGGTTTTGAAGAGCACGATCTGGAGCCCTTCCAAATGACTAGTTCTGCATTATGTATTCTAATGGGGAAAGCCCTGAGGTGGTTTGGCTACGGATACCACTGCCAACTGAGGCTGTCAGAGCCCAGGCACAGGCCAAGGCCAAATGTTGTAGATCAGCTCCGGGCTTCAGACACCTGGCCTTCAGCCAAAACTCCAGAACCCTATCATAAGATGATAGAACAAAGTTGTTCTTGTTTCTGTAAAAACGGTGTAGCTGCAGTTGCAAGAGAGGCTAATTTTGGGGATTATAGCACATtgcttgatttgtttttttctgtttaaataattgaaaaattattaaataaaaatgcataattgaACATTATGCATTAGAGCTCTGAaatgatacaaatattaaaaagtccCCTTAGCAAAACAAGTTCTTCTTCCATCAGAAACATATCACCCATTGCTCCCAAAGGATCTTTTCACAACTAAAGATCTTTGTCAATGTAGTGCACTTAAACACGAATAGCTTTTGCTTGGGAGCCTGTTGGGGAATTCTCTCCATTCTTGAAACTATTATTCCAGCACTAGTGCTGGTCATAAGGGGACtcctgttgtgtttttgttctggCTAACTTATACGTCAGTCTGTTTTGTATGGATTTGGGGTTTCGATATTGTTATTTTCTCCCTTTACCTGGATCCCATTAACCCAAGTAGTCAAAACATCCACTCCATCCCAACATTTGTGCTAGTAGTTTGTGCGTGCTTGTGCTTGTTTGTGTAAATGTTTGCATGTGGTCATGCATTCAatgttaaatttagttttatactcttaaaaatgccatgaaagaatcattttgggttccccaaagaactttTCAtggaacagttcttaaaagaaatatttgttcttagtgtgaagaacttTTGAAACCTTTTGCCACTGTAAAGAACCTTGTTGAACCTTGGATGTTTAAGCTTCTTAACGGAACCATAGATGAGAGTATATATGGATTGGACTATATTTTGATAGGGCTGGGTATAAACACAGCCTAGGGGATCAGTGAGTGACACATCGCCTTATATCAAATCCCCTGCATTCTAACTTGGTGTATTGAAGAGAGTACCAGCTTAACAGCGGGGTTTTTGGTCTGAGTTAATTAAGACCCATCCATTGGGAAACAGGGAGTGGAGATTGTCCTGAAAGGGCATCCTGGGTCAAAAGATTAGCACCGGACATCCCAGATTTACTGATCCTGCCAAACAATGAGACTGATTACAGGTCACTCCTCTATAGAAGCAATACAGCAATTTAAACGGATAGCTATTGGAGATCTGCTGATAAGCCTTGGATTTCATTTAGCAGTTTCCCCCTTATTTCCTAACGCATCACttgcattcatatttatataatggGGCGCTGAGATTGTTGAATGTGGAACAGATTGTTTTGAGGTCAGACCTTCGTCTCTTTTAAGACACTGTGGGTAAAGAGTTGGACGAGGGGACAGAAGGTCCCCTTCAGCTGCGTGGCCTGAAGCCCTCAAGACTGCTTCTGAATGGAGGTCATACCCGAGACTGACATTGATGTAATTCCGGCGAGGCAGAGTCCCCGCGCTCCGCTACCATGCGGCTGCCTCGACACCTTAGAGCAATGAAGCTCCTTCTCTGAGCGTGCCCTTGACGAGCAGGCCGAACGCAGCGAAGGGGGCACCGCTGCCTGCCACTCAAGGCCCTGCGTGGGTAATGCCTGATCCCACTCATTTGGGAATGGGAATGTGAACACTGAAAGcatgttttatttctcttgCAATCTGCATGTGGCACTATTTCAAACATTCATGTGTAAACAAATAATGtctgaaatcattaaaaagagaaatgttttaaaatctatGGTTGCactttaaggtgtccttgttacagtgtaattatacatttaattactgagtaatattaactacatgtacttactatatggttagggttagccatttgttaacattaatgtattaactaacatgaatgaacgaagagcaatacatttgttacactatttattcatctttattaatgttagttaataaaaatacagtcattattttttttgttcatgtttgttcacagtgaattaactaatgttaacaaacaggactttaataatgcattaggaaatgctgaaattaacattaactaatattaataaattctgtagaagtattgttcattcttggTTTATGTTGACTAATGTAGTTagctaatgaaccttattgtaaagtgttaccaaaatgtgTTCCAAGTTCTGTGTCTAACTATCTGTGtcgttttgttactttttatttaaaaaacagcttactttaaaaatagcttttttgtatatcataaaaaatattgttttcatgaatattgttattttctttctttctgcctGTTACTACATTTGACTTGAACTACCCATGCCTTTTCgtaaaaagtatgaaaaatatgttttgattttctttctttgttatCATTTATGGTTATCTTGTCACCAAAATGGCTTCCTTCATAGTGGttagaacattttaatttggcgaataaaaaaattctgtaacactttacaataggcttcattagttaacattagttaactacattagttaacatgaactaagattaaacaatacttctacagcatttattaatcttagttattgttaatttcagcatttactaatgcattattaaaatttgtttgttaccattagttaatgcattgtgaactaacatgaacaaacaatgaacgactgcattttttaactaacattaacaaagattaacaaataatGTGATAAACGTGTTGCTCGTGTtaacacattaactaatgttaacaaatgacaccttattgtaaagtgttatcagattttaaaatatttacaatattttagacaaaaaataaactgctttatttattttattttatttttttagatttgttacgttttaatttctttattttttctctttcttattttttttcttatctctGGAAAGTTACACCCCAGAGACATTTTTGACTTTAAGCACCCTTATGTTACATATTTTGTCTTTAGAAATTTTCATCATAAAACATGTGTATTCAAGtcatttttgtatgatttgtattttttgtgtttttttccccccccccaATGTCtatcttcattttatttttgaatatctACTTTGACATGCAGTCTCGGTTATTCGTTGAATGAATGTTCACAGCCCATGAAACTGGATTAAACAACATATTGACAGGTTGACCTCCTTTATCATCATCTTCTTGGACATAAATACGTGTACAGAACACCATGCGGTCGCTTGGCTGAGTCCGTCTTTTCAACACCGATCCGTAGGAACGGATCCAAAGAGCGCGCGCCTGACGCTCATTAACTTTCCCCTTGGCGCGCCGCAATGCGCCTCACCAGCGCTTTGTGCCAAGAAGCAATGCTTCTCTTAACAAGTACTACAACTAGCCCGCTCTTCTCCAACTGGGAGAGAAATTGCTTTCCAAAACGATGGAAGGAGGACGGTTTAATTAGAATTTCATTTGGGCTAAACTGAGAGAAACGATGTAGTTAACATTTGGTGGACTTAATTGGGGCCTTTTCTTCCTCGCCCCCTTAAAAATGCTGAAGCTACCCCCGTTAATCTTCCATTTACAATCAATTGAGTTGACCAAACAAAAGTCTgggtcctttttttttcttcctgtctCAGCCGGGCTTTTGTCGCTTGTAAATGCCTCAATTTCGGCTGATCTCTGTCGTGTACATGCTCTCCGCTGTTGACAGTTCATTAATGCGCTCTTGTCCCTATAATCCCTCTCGCCGCGTTACATGTGCATGCAGTAATGAGCTCCGTTGTcaattaacatgtttctagaagCAAAGCTGGTTGCTCAGATGTTTGAGAGGTAAGTGCAGAAAAAGGCCAACGAGACTGCCTTTAGGTTGTTTTCTTCTCTGCAATCTTTTTTAGGCACTAGGCAAGATAGGCAGCTTTGCACAAAAGGGATTTTTTATACCCCACACAAACATGTCTTTTGGTGAGACCCGCCCCCAATGGTATTTTCCCAGACCTCTTCACCACCAGAAATGCTCTGATCTTTTAGTTCATCTTTTTTTGCcagtgttattttgtttaaccAATCCACATTCGTATTAAATTGCCATCGCATTAACAATTTCAACCCActaaaactgctatttttataagtaaaaaaaaaagctacaacCTGTAGTGATGAGTTTATTGCACTTTTTAGACCACCTTGAATGTCATTAATGGCGAATAAAATCGAGCTGAAACCGTAAGCTTAAAGACGCATTTTGATGCAGAACAAAATAGCTGCaacttgtttgtttatttagttgaaatgcattattcttgcaagatgcattaaaattacactgcaaaataatatgcattatttttattctttattatagCCCTCAGTAAATGCGCATTATAAAGTTTGTTGACTATATGATATGTATGCAACGTAGCTCTAGAAACCCGATATCACTCAAGAATCAtatgatttatgttttaaagaaaatcaCGCCTATGCTCCACACGGGATGACATTCGAATGCGGCTGAATGAAATAAAGACACTTCTGTTCAAACACATTTTAGAACCTGTGCCTCTGAGGAGGTGAATAGGCCATTCAGCTAGTAATATTAGTCTTCTTCGTGGTCCCAAGACGTGGGCATAATTGCTAATTGGGCTGTAATTGGGAGAGCGAGATTTGGGATCACGCGCTTGTCTCTCATCAGAATTTCTGTTAGCGTGTAAGGATAATATTGTTCCAGGATCCGTGCGCGGAatacattattgtttattaaagctGCGGTGATTAGGAGAAGTGGGAGAAGTGTAGTCCATTTTCCACCTTCTGATGAACACGACTTGATGCGCTGAAGCTTCCCCTGAGGCTCTTTAGTTGATTAACGTAATAGGCTTTCAAGAGTCCATGTTTTATCTGATAATTTGAGCCATTAAACTGAAGTCAAGTGTACGGTCACAGAGGCAGAGTCGTGTATCAAATGTCTGAGTGAAACCACAGGATTTGAACTCCATCAGACATGTCATTAGGAGCTTTAAATTTAACTGCGCACTGAATGGCTGCAGGCAATAGATCGatagttatttattatatttgatggATGGGTGAGTCTTGTTTGtcctttgcttttttatttagctttaaaacCACTCTAGCTTATGAGGTTTATCATTTACATTAATGTGGGTAATTATAGTCTATTTCTTATTATAGAAAATATGTCGCAGTTTACTTTTACAAGCTCTGCgtgtatttttgtgaaatataaatacatcttTAGTCcctttttctgtttgcattgtttacaacatcaaaaaaaatcactttttcaaCTGACCTTAAATTCTGTGCACAGTTCCTAAATCATACAAatctaaaaacaaatcaaaattaaacaattagCTTTATGTGAAACAGGcagacacatttaaaatatgaatggtGAATTTCATtctgcaaatgaaaaaaaaaaaaaaaaaatccgacattattgtatttatgattttattttagcatattCGCTTTACTGCGTCAACAATTGTCaacaaatttacaaatttatcaaacatttctttttacacATAGGtcgcatttatttataaaaacgcTTTTCCTTCATCTAGTCTACAAATAATTGCTTGGTAGCCCCGTATGGCAgtggtttcattaaataatattttattctgttttatgtaCAATTCCTCGATGATGTGATGATTTTCTCCCGTCCCGTTCGTCTCAGTGGAAGATGTTAAAGCACCACAAAAAGTCGTGCGGTTCATCAGTTGTCCAAGTTTAGTCAAAAACCGGTCGCGTCTCAGTTTTGGTGTCCTCTGGAAGAATCGTTTCCGCCGGATAAACAATTGGTGTTATCGTGCAATTTCCGTATGTGCTTTTTCAAGTCAAAGTTCCTACAGAAGCCTTTCCCGCAGGTCCCACACGTGAAGGGCTTCTTGTCGTTGTGCGTGTGCATGTGAAACGTGAGGTTATAGATCTGATGGAAGGCTTTGCTACAGATTGAACACTTGTACTGTTTCTCGCCACTGTGGGTCAGTTTGTGATTCTTGTAattccctgaaaaaaaaaaaaaatgtatatataaaacgaATTATGACAGGGGTTTTTCCCCAGCAGGTCAACAGTTCACAATTAAGTTACATTTAACAGAAGAGTTTCATTTCCAAGCCTTCACTAATCAGCACTTTGCATGTCGAAGTCAAGAAGTTGTCAAACTCAGTTAATATCACTTCGAGAACTGTCGACGTACAAAGGAGTTAAAGGTCTGTGTTTTGACCcatatgaaatgtaaaaatcttgtaATGGAAAGTAGTTAGTAGAGTGACAATTTGATCTTGTTTAAAATTGATAAAGGTCTAATTTCAaccagttaaaaaaacaatcGAATGAAATCGAATCGGGTTCATTTTAATgcgaaaaaaaatgtgtcatttattAAAAGAAGAATCAGAAGTTGCTTACCTTTTTGATGAAAGCCCTTTCCACAAAATTCGCAGACGAATGGTTTGTAGCCTGCATGAATTCggatgtgtgtgtttagagTCGAGCTTCTGTTGAAAGCTTTTCCACACTGGTTACATTTATGAGGTTTCTCCTGTGAACAAATTCACAACACCtgggtaagtaaattatgacacgcgtgtgcattttattaaaatgtagtaaATTATTATGGCTataaaaatgctgtttgtttttactcACCTGTGTGTGAATAATTTTATGTCTACATAATGTGCTGGCCTGCCTGAAACCTTTCCCGCATACTTTACACACGAACGGCCTTGCGCCCGTGTGTACCGGCATGTGACGAGTCAGGTTATAGTGCGCGTTGAAGacctatggaaaaaaaaaaattgaaagagcttaataaatcatttgtttattttattttgctttcccACATCCCGTCAAAACAACTTGACAAATTCCGTAGGCTAATTTACCTTTCCACAAACTTCACACGTGAAGTTCTTGGGTTTCCCGTCAGCAGAGCAGTTATTTGTTTTGCTGTGCGCTTTCACTCCGTTCTTCTCAGTCAGGTTGTGGTTCTCCCGCACGATCTGGTCCAGCTGCCCAGGCAGA
Proteins encoded in this region:
- the c11h3orf14 gene encoding uncharacterized protein C3orf14 homolog gives rise to the protein MASNTQEEFQLSQKHEDILGKRALLLQQMEAHYEQQKAKKKQQCLMSQAAKERNAQILKDLQNAEKNIQTRQLLHPDIINLETHYWASVEQRLPEWEQYLLGKGQPPVNETGRLLRQQRQKARHQDPSSAQCNGKPPRPKPR